The Bdellovibrio sp. GT3 genome contains the following window.
ACTCTTACAAGAGGTGTCAAACCTACAAAAGACTCTCTGAAATCTGATCAAGGAAGTCGGTCGTGAAGTTTCCAGGCTTCGCTTTCGCTTCCTCCCAAATTTTCTCCCGAAGATAACGAAATCCGATTGATTTTTCATGCATCGTGGTGCGACTGCCGATATCGATCATTTCACTGAAGCGGATAAGCGAAGCCTCCACGGGAACCATGTCAAATGGCGTCTGACTTGGGAAACCTTTTTCATCCGCTCTCTCATGGACGCAGACCATAATCGCTTTAACCTGTTCGCTCACCGGTATCTTCTTAAAAAGACATCGATTCAAAGACATCATTGGATGCTTGCGATACTCTTCCGTCTGCTGCGGATCCAGAAAGGACTCGCCCCTTTTCAAATAAATTTGATAGGTCTCATCAGGAATATCAAAAAGACCGACATCACAAAGCAAACCTGCAAGTAAGGCATCCACCGGGTTGCCAACACCGGACCTCTGGGAAATATAGGCCGCATAGGCAGCAACCCATGGACTTCTCCAAACGTTGAAAAGATCATTGTCCATCGCCTCAAGCAAAGACTCCCAAAGATCCTCTTCCGTCTTCATAGTTTCCACAAAGGACTTCGCCGCCAGCTCCATTCTCTCATAAATTGAACGAATTTCGTCATCCGAAGCCGTTTTGAATTCAAACAGTGTGACCTCGCTCAGATCCGTCCAAAGAGAGGCAATTGCCATAAAATGTGCACGCACCCGCTTCTTCAAAGACATCCCCGATCGATCAAAATAAGTACCGATGTACTCCAGATAAGATGCGGCCTCCGGTGATTGAATCAAAAAACCACCTCTTGTCAGCATCTTTTGATACTTTGAATCTGACAGAACCACACCCCGGAATGCGACACCCATTATTCTTTGATTGATCGGCATTCGAATAAAAACTGTAAATGGCAATGTGGTCATTGAAAAAAGATCTGTGGGCAAAATATCAAAAAACTGCGCTCTGCATTTCAACAACAACATGTATTCAAATTTGAAGTTTTGAAAGAAATCAAATGGAGTGATCAAAATCACCCGCGAAAATTTCGGTCCGGAAAATTTATTCTTATCAGGAGCCTCGTGGGTCAAAGTAAATACTGTCGAAAGTGGAAACCTTTCCATCAGCCCGAGTATTCTCTCTGAAAACGCGCCAATATGCTCTGACTCCTCTTGAGCCACAACAATAACAATGGCTCGTTGAGTTTCAAAGGGACGGTTCTTAACATCATCCAGGGCCAAAACATGCCGAAACGTGAATCCATGTGTGGAGATCAGACTGCGGACACGCGACAGAACATCCTCTCGCTGACTTAACAGCAAAATCTCAAGCTTTTGTCGAAAAAAAATGGACGGACGTTTTTCAGCCATAAACAAAAATAGGATACGCCATCCCCCTACTTGCTACCAGTAAATCTTAATTCCTGTTTGACAATCTAGATCAGCCCCAGAATTCTAATACTATGAAAACAATGATCATTTCTTTAGTATCTATTTTGATGTCCATTTCCGCAAACGCTGCACTTCTTAAAACAGAAGTCGGATCAAATAAAATGGAGAAAGTGGCACTCTCGACTGCGGCAACCACGACGGTTGACGGAGAAGAGGTCAAACTCAGCGAAGTCGGGGCTGGCCTGCGAGCGAAAAAAGTCGTTTTCGTTGATGTGAAAGTTTATATTGGCGAACTTTTTGTCGCTGACATCGCAAAGTTCAAGAAAGCAGAACCACTTGCCTCAGTGAAAGACCAAAAGGCAATTGCGATCCAGCTCCACTTTCTTAGAGATGTTGACGCCGAAAACGTACAAAAGTCATTTAAGGAAGCTCTGACTACCAACTCCGTCGATCTTTCAGACGCCTCAATCAAGCAATTCCTTGATGC
Protein-coding sequences here:
- a CDS encoding HD domain-containing phosphohydrolase: MAEKRPSIFFRQKLEILLLSQREDVLSRVRSLISTHGFTFRHVLALDDVKNRPFETQRAIVIVVAQEESEHIGAFSERILGLMERFPLSTVFTLTHEAPDKNKFSGPKFSRVILITPFDFFQNFKFEYMLLLKCRAQFFDILPTDLFSMTTLPFTVFIRMPINQRIMGVAFRGVVLSDSKYQKMLTRGGFLIQSPEAASYLEYIGTYFDRSGMSLKKRVRAHFMAIASLWTDLSEVTLFEFKTASDDEIRSIYERMELAAKSFVETMKTEEDLWESLLEAMDNDLFNVWRSPWVAAYAAYISQRSGVGNPVDALLAGLLCDVGLFDIPDETYQIYLKRGESFLDPQQTEEYRKHPMMSLNRCLFKKIPVSEQVKAIMVCVHERADEKGFPSQTPFDMVPVEASLIRFSEMIDIGSRTTMHEKSIGFRYLREKIWEEAKAKPGNFTTDFLDQISESLL
- a CDS encoding chalcone isomerase family protein, with translation MKTMIISLVSILMSISANAALLKTEVGSNKMEKVALSTAATTTVDGEEVKLSEVGAGLRAKKVVFVDVKVYIGELFVADIAKFKKAEPLASVKDQKAIAIQLHFLRDVDAENVQKSFKEALTTNSVDLSDASIKQFLDAVSQGGEAKSGKAITILGTRLKDGNEKISYETTSGPTTEIKGSAGFIEKIFSIWLGKPSDDGVAQLKKSILK